From Acidithiobacillus sp., the proteins below share one genomic window:
- a CDS encoding GIY-YIG nuclease family protein, with the protein MADMNDDELLDALGVEVAPLKASSRTPREERIIAGFEDILRFHQTHGRAPLHGEGRDIFERLYAVRLDQIRQLPEAQTLLAGLDAPGLLSGAAAASVDVDAMDEDTLLAELGIGDEPADQRDITVLRHVRSSTEKRAPEEIAERTPCAEFDKFQPLFEQVERELKAGVRQSRQFGRDSNFKVGNFFVLGGLLVYVAEQGDIFRTGNNEPDARLRVVYSNGTESNLLMRSLQRALYKDENARMLTGTNMGPLFGDAPEPDDIETGTIYVLRSLSSHPFVAEHRELIHKIGVTGGKVETRIAGAEKDATYLLADVEVVATYKLHNLNRTRLENIFHRLFGAAQIDLTIEDRFGHPVKPREWFLVPLHVIDEAVQRIRDGSITDVLYDLKSARLVGQTQQ; encoded by the coding sequence ATGGCTGACATGAACGATGACGAACTGTTGGATGCGCTGGGGGTAGAAGTCGCCCCGCTCAAGGCGTCCAGCCGAACCCCGCGCGAGGAACGCATCATCGCGGGCTTTGAGGACATCCTGCGCTTTCATCAAACCCACGGTCGCGCTCCATTGCATGGCGAGGGTCGTGACATCTTTGAACGCCTGTATGCCGTGCGTTTGGACCAGATACGCCAGTTGCCAGAAGCCCAAACGCTCCTGGCCGGGTTGGATGCGCCGGGGCTATTGTCTGGCGCGGCAGCGGCTTCGGTCGATGTGGATGCGATGGACGAAGACACCTTGCTGGCCGAGTTGGGAATTGGCGATGAACCCGCCGATCAACGCGACATCACCGTGCTGCGCCATGTGCGTTCTAGCACCGAAAAGCGTGCGCCGGAGGAAATCGCCGAGCGCACGCCGTGCGCAGAGTTTGACAAGTTCCAACCGCTGTTTGAGCAGGTGGAGCGGGAGTTGAAGGCTGGCGTTCGCCAGTCCCGCCAGTTTGGGCGTGACTCCAACTTTAAGGTGGGCAATTTCTTTGTTTTGGGCGGTTTGTTGGTTTATGTGGCCGAGCAGGGTGACATCTTTCGCACGGGCAACAACGAGCCAGATGCGCGCCTGCGTGTGGTCTACTCCAACGGCACCGAAAGCAATCTGTTGATGCGCTCGCTACAGCGTGCGCTCTACAAAGACGAAAACGCTCGCATGTTGACCGGCACGAATATGGGGCCGCTGTTTGGCGATGCGCCTGAGCCAGACGACATCGAAACCGGAACCATCTATGTGTTGCGCAGCCTGTCCAGCCATCCATTCGTCGCCGAGCACCGCGAGCTGATTCACAAGATCGGCGTGACCGGCGGCAAGGTGGAGACCCGCATCGCGGGCGCAGAAAAGGATGCCACATATCTGCTAGCCGACGTAGAGGTGGTTGCCACCTACAAGCTCCACAATCTAAACCGCACAAGGCTGGAAAACATCTTCCATCGCTTATTCGGCGCAGCACAGATTGATTTGACCATCGAAGATCGCTTCGGACATCCGGTCAAACCAAGGGAGTGGTTTTTGGTGCCGCTCCATGTGATTGACGAAGCGGTTCAGCGCATTCGGGATGGATCTATTACTGATGTGCTCTACGACCTGAAGAGTGCACGGCTGGTAGGCCAGACTCAGCAGTGA
- a CDS encoding DDE-type integrase/transposase/recombinase, with product MIPETAMKIGQRFVVRKIEFEILAVEARRIRYAEVKGGRIRHMAFAKFKELRDRNIAELIGEKLNENDLERPSKLTEVEMTEMNRRLSYVRPITKAMVARSHEYVEPLIINLAKERKEDPPGTSTVLRWIRKYILANENPLSLAPRFRDRGNRSLRFDPRVEGIMSDRIARDYLNSQRLSVARVSSHIVGHLMEEFGDNDLPPADLTFPSERTVQRRVAEIDLYKRDRARFGPHAANRRHKAAGAQRLVTRVLEVTETDGTLLDVLIVDPDTGDVLGRPYCTAVIDVWSRAIIALVITFTPFSAPTLLMALKMACSQKCTQNMGGVMEIVVFDNGSDYGSDAVRNFCSRTGIQVETCAPRDPNGKPHIERFFKTLNHQLIHIVKGTTFSNPKDRGDYLSNKYACVTMDILKSRVFEWLEMDYHVRLHRGFGRTPFHAWEENAKDHSPLVFPMDDLDIIARSVVLRSINRGRIQYENQHWYSHALAMLEQQLGSHGLPDKVKVFVDELNLDRVFVEDPRSHGNFIQADSTRPEYTRGLTLYEHRKVCQEIKDQGKADMEKLPPFAWEKARWELWKKIVEDGESYANKQIARLTDGKKKRLLDADEKIMKQTEDLPEPDDTLGDPPDDGKNEESVVETRENRYRRQKSDTDPIDIVETSKNSAPEKRSFEVQRIIRDPNK from the coding sequence ATGATCCCAGAAACTGCCATGAAAATTGGACAGCGGTTCGTTGTCCGAAAAATCGAGTTCGAAATTCTCGCCGTCGAGGCTCGTCGTATTCGATATGCGGAAGTAAAAGGCGGTCGAATACGCCATATGGCCTTCGCTAAATTCAAGGAGCTTCGTGATCGGAACATAGCAGAACTGATAGGCGAAAAACTCAATGAAAACGATCTAGAGCGGCCATCAAAGTTGACTGAGGTGGAAATGACAGAAATGAACCGGCGTCTCAGCTATGTCCGTCCCATCACTAAAGCTATGGTCGCTAGATCACACGAATATGTTGAACCGTTGATTATTAATCTTGCCAAGGAGCGGAAGGAGGATCCACCGGGGACGTCTACCGTTCTAAGATGGATTAGGAAATACATCCTGGCCAATGAGAATCCGCTTTCATTAGCTCCACGATTTCGAGACCGCGGGAATCGCTCGTTGCGGTTTGACCCGCGCGTGGAGGGAATCATGTCAGATCGTATCGCGCGGGATTATCTGAATAGCCAGCGACTCAGCGTGGCCCGCGTTAGCTCTCACATTGTGGGGCATCTCATGGAAGAATTCGGCGATAATGACTTGCCACCTGCGGATTTAACATTTCCTTCCGAAAGAACTGTGCAGCGACGTGTAGCAGAAATCGATTTATATAAGCGAGACCGCGCCAGGTTTGGCCCGCATGCCGCGAACCGTCGTCACAAGGCGGCAGGTGCTCAGAGGTTAGTAACACGTGTGCTTGAAGTGACCGAAACAGACGGGACACTATTAGATGTACTTATTGTCGATCCCGATACGGGAGATGTGCTGGGTAGGCCATATTGCACTGCGGTGATCGATGTGTGGTCCCGTGCGATTATCGCACTGGTAATCACATTCACGCCTTTCTCTGCTCCAACGCTCTTAATGGCCTTGAAGATGGCTTGTAGCCAGAAATGCACGCAAAACATGGGCGGCGTCATGGAAATAGTGGTCTTCGATAATGGTTCGGATTATGGCAGTGACGCGGTGCGCAATTTTTGCAGCAGGACAGGAATTCAGGTTGAAACCTGTGCACCACGTGATCCGAATGGTAAACCGCATATCGAGCGATTCTTCAAGACCCTGAACCACCAACTTATCCATATAGTGAAAGGAACAACTTTCTCAAATCCGAAGGATCGCGGTGATTATCTATCAAATAAATATGCATGCGTTACCATGGATATTTTAAAATCACGCGTTTTTGAATGGTTGGAAATGGATTACCACGTACGCCTTCATCGTGGATTTGGTAGAACACCGTTTCATGCGTGGGAAGAAAATGCCAAAGACCATTCGCCGCTGGTATTTCCTATGGACGACTTGGATATCATCGCACGTTCGGTAGTTTTGCGCTCCATAAATCGTGGCCGCATTCAGTACGAAAACCAGCACTGGTATTCCCACGCACTCGCAATGTTAGAACAGCAGTTGGGATCCCACGGACTTCCCGATAAGGTCAAGGTCTTTGTGGATGAGTTAAATCTGGATCGAGTGTTTGTGGAAGATCCGCGGAGTCACGGAAATTTTATCCAAGCCGATTCTACTCGCCCAGAATACACCCGAGGCTTAACTCTTTACGAACACAGGAAGGTATGCCAGGAGATCAAGGATCAAGGAAAGGCGGATATGGAAAAACTGCCACCTTTTGCATGGGAGAAGGCACGCTGGGAGCTTTGGAAAAAAATTGTTGAAGACGGTGAATCTTATGCTAACAAGCAAATTGCTCGCCTGACCGATGGGAAGAAAAAAAGATTACTCGATGCGGATGAAAAAATCATGAAACAGACCGAAGATCTACCGGAACCAGATGATACTCTGGGAGATCCACCGGATGACGGCAAAAACGAGGAAAGTGTCGTCGAAACCAGGGAGAACAGGTATAGACGCCAAAAAAGTGACACAGACCCCATAGATATAGTTGAAACTTCAAAAAACAGTGCGCCAGAAAAAAGATCTTTTGAAGTTCAGAGAATCATTAGAGATCCCAATAAATGA
- a CDS encoding type I restriction endonuclease yields the protein MPAITSEAQFETEIVAHLTTHSGWLEGHDAAYDAHLALFCEDAVSWVQETQPESWDKFRFNHPGNAEEVFCKRLAEELDRKGTLTVLRKGFKDINATFRMAQFAPANGLNEKTLADYDRNRLRVVRQVYYSEHNRNSIDLVFFVNGIPVATSELKTDTTQPVQNAIRQYRVDRPPVDTRTKAKEPLLQFGKRALVHFAVSCDEAWMTTHLQGPKTFFLPFNRGTEEGGAGNPPNPHGYATSYLWEDILRKDVWMLLLGKYLHVERSEKEDPVTGKKVTREILLFPRFHQFDAVRKILAATRAEGAGGNFLVQHSAGSGKSNTIGWLAHQLASLHDALDQKLFDSVIVITDRRVLDSQLQDTIYQLDHQHGVVQKIDENSKQLAEALTAGKPIIITTIQKFPFVLKQVSELAEKRFAVVIDEAHSSQSGKAAHALRQALSAGVLVDGADANSAEENGGEDEISGEDAVATLVASRKRPPNLSYFAFTATPKPKTIELFGRRPDPSLPASDDNKPEAFHVYSMRQAIEEKFILDVLKNYVTYSVFWKLGQVGEDKEVEAGKASKVIARYAKLHPTNISQKVAIIVEHFREKVMHKIGGRAKAMVVTDSRLAAVRYKLALDKYLKAQGYTDCKALVAYSGTITDAESGVDKVGEGDLNDQHQRDDRIQEDFATDEYRVLLVANKFQTGFDQPLLHTMYVDKRLSGVLTVQTLSRLNRTCLGKEETFVLDFVNKPEDILAAFLPYYKTATLSGVSDPNIPHRLKEKLDAVGVYLRQEVETFVKVLLARNGSQAALQAQLKPAADRYRALDKGEQEIFRKDLGSFLRAYEFLSQIVPYEDPDLEKLYLYGKGLLPRLNQSQDSEDLHLTDNLVLTHLRIQKRAEQALRLEGEEAPPLDPMTDIGTGLGHEDLIAPLSQIVSKLNDLFSGDLSDADLIGYATHLIGRMTENAGLREQAQANDTVGQFAKGDYRKVLKDSVIDAMQSHQRMAEQALRREDTFDGLAELLVEAVYQRLRGEASGQKA from the coding sequence ATGCCCGCCATAACCTCCGAAGCCCAATTCGAAACCGAAATCGTCGCCCATCTGACCACCCACTCCGGCTGGCTGGAAGGTCATGACGCCGCCTACGACGCCCATCTTGCCTTATTCTGTGAGGACGCCGTCTCCTGGGTCCAGGAGACACAGCCCGAGTCATGGGACAAATTCCGCTTCAACCACCCAGGCAACGCCGAGGAAGTCTTCTGCAAGCGCCTCGCCGAGGAACTGGATCGCAAGGGAACGCTTACCGTCCTTCGTAAAGGTTTCAAGGATATCAACGCCACCTTCCGTATGGCCCAGTTCGCCCCTGCCAACGGTCTCAACGAAAAGACCTTGGCCGACTATGATCGCAACCGCCTGCGCGTGGTCCGCCAGGTGTATTACTCCGAGCATAACCGCAACTCCATCGATCTCGTCTTTTTCGTCAACGGAATTCCGGTTGCCACCAGCGAGTTGAAAACCGATACCACCCAGCCTGTCCAGAACGCCATCCGCCAGTACCGCGTGGACCGTCCCCCCGTAGACACCCGGACCAAGGCCAAGGAGCCACTCCTGCAGTTCGGTAAGCGCGCCCTGGTCCACTTTGCGGTGTCCTGCGACGAAGCCTGGATGACCACCCATCTGCAGGGCCCCAAGACCTTCTTCCTGCCCTTCAACCGGGGCACCGAAGAAGGCGGCGCCGGTAATCCGCCCAATCCCCACGGCTATGCCACCTCCTACCTTTGGGAAGACATCCTGCGGAAGGACGTTTGGATGCTCCTGCTGGGCAAATATCTGCATGTCGAGCGGAGCGAAAAAGAGGATCCGGTTACTGGCAAGAAGGTCACCCGCGAAATTCTACTCTTTCCCCGCTTTCACCAGTTCGATGCCGTGCGCAAAATCCTGGCAGCCACCCGAGCGGAAGGCGCCGGCGGCAACTTCCTGGTCCAGCATTCGGCAGGCTCTGGCAAGTCGAACACCATCGGCTGGCTGGCCCATCAGCTCGCCTCCCTGCACGACGCGCTGGACCAGAAGCTTTTCGATTCTGTGATTGTGATCACCGACCGCAGGGTGCTCGACTCGCAGCTCCAGGATACGATTTACCAGCTTGACCATCAGCACGGTGTGGTCCAGAAAATCGACGAGAACTCCAAGCAGCTCGCCGAGGCCTTGACGGCGGGCAAGCCCATCATCATCACGACCATCCAGAAGTTCCCCTTCGTGCTGAAGCAGGTCTCGGAGCTGGCCGAAAAGCGTTTCGCCGTGGTCATCGACGAAGCGCATTCTTCGCAGTCGGGTAAAGCCGCGCATGCCCTGCGCCAAGCACTTTCTGCTGGCGTATTGGTTGATGGCGCAGATGCAAATTCTGCAGAGGAAAATGGTGGAGAAGACGAGATCAGTGGCGAGGACGCCGTAGCTACCCTGGTGGCCAGCCGCAAACGCCCCCCGAACCTCAGTTACTTCGCCTTCACGGCCACGCCAAAGCCCAAGACGATTGAGCTTTTCGGTCGGCGGCCGGACCCGTCCTTACCTGCCTCGGACGATAACAAGCCCGAAGCTTTCCACGTCTACTCCATGCGCCAAGCCATCGAGGAAAAATTCATCCTTGACGTGCTCAAGAACTATGTAACCTATTCGGTCTTCTGGAAGTTGGGCCAGGTGGGGGAGGATAAGGAGGTCGAGGCTGGCAAGGCGAGCAAGGTCATTGCTCGCTATGCAAAATTGCATCCAACGAATATCAGCCAGAAGGTCGCCATCATCGTCGAGCATTTCCGCGAGAAGGTCATGCACAAAATCGGCGGCCGGGCGAAGGCCATGGTGGTCACCGATTCCAGGCTGGCAGCAGTGCGCTACAAGCTGGCCCTGGACAAATATCTGAAGGCGCAGGGCTACACCGACTGCAAGGCCTTGGTAGCCTACTCTGGGACCATTACCGATGCCGAGAGCGGTGTGGATAAAGTTGGAGAAGGCGACCTCAATGATCAGCATCAGCGGGACGACCGGATCCAGGAGGATTTTGCGACTGACGAATACCGGGTGCTGCTGGTGGCGAACAAATTCCAGACTGGATTCGATCAACCGTTATTGCACACCATGTATGTTGACAAGCGGCTATCCGGCGTTCTCACTGTGCAGACGCTCTCCCGGCTGAACCGGACGTGTCTCGGCAAGGAAGAGACTTTCGTCCTGGATTTCGTCAATAAACCCGAAGATATCTTGGCCGCATTCCTGCCTTACTACAAAACGGCCACGCTCTCTGGCGTCAGCGATCCCAATATCCCCCATCGGCTCAAAGAGAAGCTGGACGCAGTCGGCGTGTATTTGCGGCAGGAGGTAGAGACCTTCGTCAAAGTCCTGCTGGCCCGTAACGGCTCTCAGGCGGCCCTGCAGGCTCAGCTCAAGCCGGCGGCGGACCGGTATAGAGCGCTGGACAAGGGGGAGCAGGAAATCTTCCGCAAAGACCTCGGGAGCTTTCTCCGCGCATACGAGTTTCTGTCGCAGATCGTGCCATACGAAGATCCGGACCTGGAAAAACTGTACCTCTATGGTAAAGGCCTGTTGCCGCGCCTCAATCAGTCACAGGACTCCGAGGATTTGCATCTGACAGACAATCTAGTGCTGACTCACCTGCGCATTCAAAAACGGGCTGAGCAGGCTCTGCGGCTCGAAGGGGAAGAAGCGCCGCCCTTGGATCCGATGACCGACATCGGTACCGGCCTTGGGCACGAGGACCTGATAGCGCCCTTGTCCCAGATTGTCAGCAAGCTCAACGACCTGTTCAGCGGAGATTTGAGTGACGCCGACCTGATCGGGTACGCAACCCACCTGATCGGTAGGATGACCGAGAACGCGGGATTGCGGGAGCAGGCCCAGGCGAACGACACGGTGGGCCAGTTCGCCAAGGGCGACTATCGTAAGGTCCTCAAGGATAGCGTGATCGACGCGATGCAGAGCCATCAGCGGATGGCAGAGCAGGCGTTACGACGGGAAGATACCTTTGATGGGTTGGCCGAATTGCTGGTGGAGGCGGTTTACCAGCGGTTACGCGGGGAAGCCTCCGGCCAGAAGGCCTAA
- a CDS encoding SLATT domain-containing protein encodes MTKDELLKSIAETGYNVGFGAKKHFATYDIVEKVPGFIGFLSLAFGIYALAFNGLSTKFLSASFIVLGVIGLYISPYEHNKSEYMSLGVKLTQLYNELGRLYRDAKSADDDDIENLAIKFAQLQNTYYESCLSKQILFSDWYAHYKFFWQHQVEWVDEQKKFKLFRDKIPLTFSIFIVFLFVSLIAWRVELLVHACQAVSP; translated from the coding sequence ATGACAAAAGATGAACTGCTAAAATCAATTGCAGAAACTGGTTACAATGTTGGTTTTGGTGCTAAAAAGCACTTTGCCACCTATGACATTGTAGAAAAAGTACCCGGGTTCATTGGTTTTCTTTCCTTGGCTTTTGGTATATATGCGCTAGCATTTAACGGTTTGTCAACTAAATTTCTATCGGCATCGTTTATCGTCTTAGGTGTTATTGGGCTATATATATCACCCTATGAGCATAACAAATCTGAGTATATGAGTCTTGGTGTAAAATTAACTCAGTTATATAATGAACTTGGAAGACTGTATCGCGATGCCAAAAGCGCCGATGATGATGACATCGAAAATCTTGCCATTAAATTTGCTCAGCTGCAAAATACATATTATGAATCATGTCTAAGCAAACAAATTTTGTTTAGCGATTGGTATGCACACTATAAATTCTTTTGGCAACATCAAGTTGAATGGGTTGATGAACAAAAGAAATTTAAGTTATTTAGGGATAAAATTCCTTTAACGTTCTCGATATTTATTGTTTTTTTGTTTGTATCTCTAATTGCTTGGAGAGTTGAGTTGTTAGTTCATGCCTGTCAAGCAGTATCACCGTAA
- a CDS encoding TniB family NTP-binding protein, protein MEQFEIEERANRIDEIYVAHTSAHRAVAGIEDCLRRSLTAAEPLNAVLIGRAGTGKTTVCNAVLQHLPRRIDVREGKEVTVIPAFYSEIPSPATIRGVASSLLGALGDVHPDRGTAINLTHRVITQLKACETRLILLDEFQHLLDEKRSRREEYRQDVSNWVKTLINKTHVPVVLVGMPECEVLVDADPQLARRFQRRFRLENLGFGGKEKGEFRLFVEALGAAIPEYCNLAGFPDLSSKTEALALYAASGGNPSYATGLLKETVIVTLRARRETTTMEDFAAAYDIGVSQGGSLVKVNPFRLSQEELVRNIKNGFRGVN, encoded by the coding sequence ATGGAACAGTTCGAAATCGAAGAACGCGCCAACCGAATTGACGAAATTTATGTTGCCCACACCTCCGCTCACCGAGCAGTAGCTGGCATCGAAGATTGCTTGCGGCGGTCATTAACCGCTGCAGAGCCCTTAAATGCTGTATTGATTGGACGTGCGGGAACAGGAAAAACTACGGTATGTAACGCCGTTCTGCAACATCTACCGCGGCGCATAGATGTGCGCGAAGGCAAAGAAGTCACCGTTATTCCTGCTTTTTATTCAGAAATCCCCAGTCCCGCAACCATTCGTGGCGTCGCGTCGTCGCTGCTAGGAGCATTAGGGGATGTGCACCCGGATCGCGGAACAGCCATAAATCTCACACATAGAGTAATAACACAACTCAAAGCGTGTGAAACACGATTAATTTTGCTGGATGAATTTCAACATCTTCTTGATGAGAAGCGCAGTCGACGCGAAGAGTACCGGCAAGATGTTTCCAACTGGGTAAAGACATTGATAAACAAGACGCATGTGCCAGTGGTGCTTGTAGGGATGCCGGAATGCGAGGTGCTGGTAGATGCAGACCCACAGCTCGCCCGACGGTTTCAACGCCGCTTTCGACTCGAGAACCTTGGCTTTGGTGGCAAGGAAAAAGGTGAATTCCGCCTATTTGTTGAGGCACTCGGCGCAGCAATACCCGAATACTGTAACCTCGCTGGATTTCCCGACCTCAGCAGTAAAACAGAAGCACTCGCTCTATATGCTGCCAGTGGAGGGAATCCCTCTTACGCTACCGGATTGTTGAAAGAGACAGTAATTGTTACCTTGCGCGCCCGGCGTGAGACCACAACAATGGAAGATTTTGCAGCCGCTTATGATATAGGAGTAAGCCAGGGCGGATCTCTGGTAAAGGTTAATCCATTTCGCTTATCACAGGAAGAGCTCGTACGGAATATAAAAAATGGGTTCAGGGGGGTCAACTAA
- a CDS encoding TniQ family protein, protein MALLVRPIPYPEESPGSLLLRAAEENGWQSPVQLLTAYRCIRNSDEKHLRTLFVRPEALEEIMHTLGMKEGIGVNLAYHRDGVTEVSPIRWASVTTPWSSMRFVSGAFCPLCLRKQLSLQRTWDHRLVTSCPKHGVLLIDRCPECGLHLSWNRPGIATCRCGYDLSLSAPVTIDTDATAFVKELATTGDQKVFDALDALFEGLLPILDKVGSLAEQHKLVELAVSGIRRPESLVPLVANYILDNECGGLSVHPRITCLPLLASGNTVVQEFGVLVLRELGIRGWLPASSIEEVPGQKGIREAAAVLGLTEDLTKKLVHHNILRGKRNKSSHAWRIENSSLNRLLMDLENRKSVVKDAISVFLYRKIPGPRHSLAEAISDIIAGALVSGGFDLAPGLESLTVVAPARKVCAHWDDCVTVAELAERCNVHTENIRFAIKAGVIPAEKRVTNGRKMTVIDIFDAEKFEKDYIFAGSLARQIGASVTNFAEKLMSTGIRPVSGPKVDGGLTYIFQRQDLEALDLGAVAALENYPTRTGRKKLGLAQHTIESTISLAKAAKALGLTVQRTKGLVPKGLLEAAEYGGRALQINRDSFDRLKSMLDDQNLITIDDAAKIVGETRSAFEHRWVHTHLVTVIDLGVRRVIRRQCLEEVQRYKRIFITADEAGKLLGSHRSLLPNWERRGLIAPEKVMESKIVGVKLYRRADFDQLRLLKEYSGPSNEHE, encoded by the coding sequence ATGGCACTTCTTGTCCGTCCAATCCCATACCCAGAGGAGTCACCAGGAAGCCTTCTTCTGAGGGCGGCGGAAGAAAATGGTTGGCAATCTCCTGTCCAACTGCTAACCGCCTACCGTTGCATACGAAATTCCGATGAAAAACATTTGCGGACATTGTTTGTGCGACCGGAAGCCCTTGAGGAGATCATGCACACTCTGGGCATGAAGGAAGGTATCGGGGTCAATTTGGCATACCATCGTGATGGCGTGACAGAGGTGTCCCCCATCCGATGGGCCAGTGTCACGACACCTTGGTCATCCATGCGATTCGTCTCCGGCGCTTTTTGCCCTCTCTGCCTTAGAAAACAATTGTCCCTGCAGCGTACATGGGATCATCGTCTGGTTACCAGCTGCCCTAAACATGGGGTCCTCCTTATCGACCGATGTCCAGAATGTGGACTTCACTTGTCTTGGAACAGGCCTGGTATTGCAACTTGTCGGTGTGGGTATGATTTATCCTTGTCGGCCCCGGTGACGATAGATACTGATGCAACGGCCTTCGTGAAAGAACTTGCTACAACGGGGGATCAGAAGGTTTTTGATGCGCTGGACGCGTTATTTGAAGGATTGCTCCCGATTCTGGACAAGGTTGGATCCCTTGCCGAACAGCACAAGCTAGTCGAACTTGCAGTTTCTGGCATACGCCGACCAGAGTCACTCGTCCCGCTGGTCGCAAATTATATTTTGGATAATGAATGTGGTGGTCTATCCGTTCATCCAAGAATCACATGCCTGCCTTTATTGGCGTCAGGGAATACGGTGGTCCAGGAATTTGGTGTGCTGGTTCTAAGGGAGCTGGGTATTCGAGGTTGGCTGCCAGCATCGTCAATCGAAGAAGTCCCAGGACAGAAAGGAATTCGGGAGGCCGCAGCGGTTCTTGGACTCACCGAGGATCTAACAAAGAAACTTGTCCACCATAATATCTTGCGTGGGAAACGCAACAAAAGTAGCCACGCCTGGCGCATTGAGAATTCATCTCTCAACCGGCTACTCATGGATTTGGAGAACCGTAAATCCGTAGTAAAGGATGCCATATCGGTTTTCCTGTACCGCAAAATCCCAGGTCCACGGCACTCCTTAGCAGAAGCCATTAGCGACATCATAGCGGGAGCCCTCGTGAGCGGAGGATTTGATTTGGCGCCAGGTCTAGAAAGTTTAACTGTCGTGGCTCCTGCGCGGAAAGTATGTGCCCACTGGGATGACTGCGTGACTGTCGCCGAACTCGCTGAACGCTGTAATGTTCACACGGAAAATATTCGGTTCGCGATTAAAGCCGGAGTGATTCCTGCCGAGAAAAGAGTTACGAATGGCCGGAAAATGACTGTCATCGACATCTTCGACGCTGAAAAATTTGAGAAAGACTACATCTTTGCCGGCAGCCTAGCACGGCAAATTGGCGCCAGCGTGACAAACTTTGCAGAAAAGCTTATGTCGACGGGAATTCGTCCTGTGTCCGGCCCGAAAGTCGACGGAGGGCTTACCTACATTTTTCAGCGCCAAGATTTGGAAGCATTAGATCTGGGTGCCGTCGCGGCGCTGGAAAATTATCCGACAAGAACAGGGCGGAAAAAGCTTGGGCTGGCTCAACACACCATCGAGAGTACAATTTCTCTAGCAAAAGCGGCAAAAGCATTGGGACTAACTGTTCAACGGACAAAAGGCTTGGTTCCGAAAGGGCTATTGGAGGCTGCGGAATACGGTGGACGCGCACTTCAGATCAATAGGGATTCTTTCGATCGACTAAAGTCGATGCTCGACGACCAAAACCTCATAACTATTGATGATGCGGCTAAGATTGTTGGTGAGACTCGCTCAGCGTTCGAGCATCGCTGGGTGCATACCCACCTGGTCACAGTAATTGATCTCGGAGTACGTCGCGTTATCCGCAGACAATGTCTAGAAGAAGTCCAACGCTATAAGCGCATCTTTATTACAGCGGATGAAGCTGGGAAGCTACTAGGGTCGCACCGCAGTTTATTACCAAACTGGGAGCGTCGCGGGCTGATTGCACCGGAGAAAGTCATGGAATCCAAGATCGTTGGGGTCAAGCTATATCGGCGCGCAGATTTCGATCAACTACGCTTATTGAAGGAATATAGCGGACCCAGTAATGAGCATGAATAG